TTTTGCCATGCTGCAAGCCCAACTGTAGTAAAAAAAACCAAGTTACCATTTTTTCCAgatgaaaacatgaataaacCAGGAAGGAGTTTTATGCACCGGGAAGTGCTCTGATGCAGTTATGGATTGTTATGGGAGTTATTGGCCAATGTGATGGGGGATTCcagattttgtgtttatggACTTAGACCAGAGATAGACAGAAAAGGGGTTAGAGGAAGGGGGAATAACATGACAAAGACATGACAATAGAGAACTTCTTTATGTTTGTCATTATCCATCCGCAGCTGAAGTTTTGTACTAAAAGGCATCTTGAGAATGGTTTAGTgtggctctagagatggcaacGCCGgtcagtcagtcggtccaccacgttggtccagactgaaagatTGCGACAAattttggatggatttccaCAAAAcctggtacagatattcatggttcccagaggatgagaatgaaatgtctcaataactattggatggacggCCAGGAAACTGGTGATCACCTGACCATTAGCATTTACGTCCAAGTACCACTGTGACTAAGTACAGCCTGAGAGAGCTGcaagcatggctgcagactttAAATCTTGTTCAGAGAAGAGAGCATTAGTCTTTTACTTCCCCTAGTATTTACCATCTCTTCTTCACTAATGCTTTGTTGCAGATCTGCGTGCCACTGGCCTGAAGAAGGGCATGTTTTTCAATCCGGACCCGTACCTGAAGATGTCCATCCACCCGGGGAAGAGGAGCGTCTTCCCCATCTTCAGCCACCACGGACAAGAACGACGATCAGCCATCATCGCTAACACCACCAACCCCGTCTGGCATGGAGAGGTGACATTTAGGCTTTTATACACCACACCACACCACTACACTGAGAAACAGCACTCAGAGGATGTatccaaacacacattcactcagacacacacacattctctttcAAACAATATATTCTCAATACACAAGTGAGAATGTATTGACTGTATATGTTTTTGCCTCTCTGCAGAAATACACGTTTGTAGCACTAATGACAGACATCCTGTACATCGAAGTAAAGGACAAGTTTGCGAAAAGTCGACCGATCATCAAGCGCTTCCTCGGTCAGCTCACTATCCCTGTGCAGCGGCTTATTGAAAAAATACCTGGGTAGGTGAAaaacatatagacacacaccgACATAAGTTCACTCTCAcagaattacacacacacacacaaacagcacataTGCTATGTGTACTTGTATGTAACACCAGTTCAGCAGCTTCAGTTCAGTCAGAAGGACATATTGTATGACCTACTTCATTACTTAAATTTGATGTGTGCAATGTCGCAGATATCATGCTGTTAGTATCTGTTTTTCGCTTTTTGTTTGGCTGTCCAGAGTCCAGCCTGTGAGTTTCTCCCTGTGTCGGCGCCTGCCCACTGAACATGTAAGCGGCCAGTTGCAGTTTAAAGTGGAGCTCACCTCGACCGGGCCTGATGGTAAATCTGcctttaaattgtattttgcCGCTActatgtattttctttaaatttgtcTTCTCAACGTGGAAATACAACCTGTTCCTGTGCCTACTGTAGGAGCCTCTCCTGAGTCTATCATTGGCATGTCATCCTTGAATGGAGCTCCAGGGACTCCATCCGATGATGAGGACCTGCCCCATCATCTTCCGGGAGTGATCTCGGCAGGCCCTTCTCCTACTGGCTCCCAGGGCTCCCAAGGCATGTGGGAAGGCGGGGCCATGGCCTTCCCAGAAAAGGAGCTGCCTCTTGTTGGAGCCGAAGGTAGATTTGCGGAGCCTGTGAGCCTGTCAAGCCATGAAATGCTCCAGAGATCACTCATTGAGGGCCTGGATGCCATTGAGGCCCCCAAAGGCCCTGGTGAAAGACCCCTGGGCGCGGCCTCGCCTAAACTGCGCTCTAgcttccccacacacacaaggctCAGCGCCATGTTGCACATCGATTCAGACGAGGACGAGGAGAGGTCTGGGGCCAATGACATCACTCCGGTGCCGCTGTCACCACTGCTGATGAATGGAGAACCTCCAGATGTCAGCGGCCCCGATGAAGAGGACCCGTTTCCTGAGCTCCAGCAGGAGCCTGAGCAGCTGGAGCCCTCAGTGCTAGAGGAGGAGCCCGAGGGTGCAGGTGGTGCGACAGACGACGTGCCCCCTGATGCAGAGGTGGCCCTGGAAATGGGGGCAGGTCTGGACTTGGAGGATGTTTTGGAGCCAGACGTCTTCTCCGAAGTGGAGGAGGCTCCTTTCACAGAGGCTTTGTCCCATAATGCTATGCCAGAGGATGAAGTGCATGAGGAAGGAAGGGGGCCTGGCGAGGACCTCTCCTCAGAGATTGACACCTGCTCCATGGCAACAGCTCCGCAGACTGTCTTCTCATCATCGGACAGCTGTCCAATCACGTTGACTACTGCTGTGGTGAGTTCACAAACAGCTAATATGTTTGACATTCTGCTTGATAAGTGACTTAAatgatcaattatcaaaatagttgataaataattttctgtcattttacatATCAATTAATAAACTTATTGTTCAGTTATCTAACTgagttttaattgcttttagGTATATTTCACACACAGATTACCTTCCAAGCAAATCACATCAGCAGATGTCTGAAAGAAAATCTAAGACTCAAATTTCATATAAATGgatattttaacatgttttatttattatagaaaatgtatttattttaatttggattttatcagtgtttgttaaaggtgccctgtggagcttttttgtgaacaaacaaaagcaatttttgcattcagtgtttctcacctaAATGCACTGCGTGTATCTcctttttaagatattttaaatcATGCTTTGTTTGCTTGCTAGCTGTCGTCTTCTTCACTGTTTTTGTTGGTGCTTCTTGCCACTTCTTGGCATGTTACCACAACCAACTGTGGAAAAGAGTGGGGGGAAAAAGGCTTTTGGGTGTGAATCGTGACAGCCTTGTGCATGAAAAAACCCCATAAAAacctccatagcgctactagtggtcaaaaactccacagggcacctttaaccACTATAGTGAATTTATGCAAACAGACCTAAGTGTccaatgaaatgtgttttctacTGAACTTCAGTAGCAAGGTAAAAgttagaaaatgtattgaaaattTAAAAGTGATTTTCTGTCTTATTAATCAAGTGTGAAGCAAGaagcaattgagaaaataattcaaataattgATCCATCAGCCCCAGTTCAATTTAAGTGgtatatttttgtttcacaCCTGACTGTTTTTTTATAgctgctttttttgtttagaaatatttatgtactgtatattcatctACAGGTTACTGAGTGAAATACAACTGAAACTAATCAAAACAGCTTAACTTTTTTGTGAGGTCTATTGGCCGCTGTGAGTTGGTCACTTGCAACACTGCCACTAATTATTATCACAATTTCATAATGAGCAAGCTAGTAAACACCATAGTCTGCTCAGCTAGTCTTAGTTATGTCTACATTCTGGTAGTGTTCTAATAATATTTAGCTTTTGTCAAATGTCACCATACCATTTCTTTATCTTCTTTATCTTTGAGTGAATGTGTTGCCACAGTCCACTCTGCTGTGGCTGAGTGTCATTACTGTCCCCGTAGTGCACACAGTGTACTGAGCAGCAGTCTCTGCTGGGTCCTAGCCCCAGCTGGTTTCTGACACTGCACCATAATACTCTACTGTAGCACCATCATTCCACGTTCAATATACGCTGTTAAATGCATATTCTCAAGCAGTCAGTTAGCTGGAGCTAATTTTACCCAATGCGTGTGCGTAGCGAGTGGGAACCAGCTTTCTTTTGTTGCCTTGGTGATGGAACCAATGGTGCCTCGTGTTGTGAGCTGCCATTGGGGTTGACTGACTTCCTTCCTTTTGCAACAGAAGGTGTGAATGCCTTGGATATCAATGTATATGTGATTCACCTACTTCAGTATGAAACCCTGTCATTGTGAGGTTGACTTATTATAATTTTGTCCATTGTTTTcactcattatttttttattttgtgggaTATTTTGTAGGAAGCGGAGGAGGGAGCGGAGACGGCCATAGATCCTGGGGGAGATGTAGTTTCCGGCACCCCACCAACCAATCAAGCTGTAGATGATGAAGGTGGGGGGCAAGTCGTTTTCACTGAGGCTGAAGGAGGAGCTCCCCCAGCcagcgaggaagaggaggtccATGGGATCAGCGTGAGGAGGCTGAGCCTGCAAGCTGCCGGGGGCGTGGCTGAAGAACAGGCAGGGGCGGGGATAAAGCCACATGAGGAGGCGGGTTCTGTAGATTCAGAGCAAGTCACCACagaaacagatggagaggaaggtACTCCGCTTTAAATGACTCAGTGTTCACTTTTTGCAGAGGAAATTTTtcccaacaaatgcatttttgaaaTTACACAGTTTGGGTTCTGGCTAGATTTTACAGTGCAAAAGGTGCCTCTGTTGCTTAAAAGTAAATTGAACATCAGTGTCATTCAAACTTTgtcttttgtatgttttctggGTTCAGGTACTCACGTCAACGGCCATCCTGTACGTTCGCTTCCTTCTGTACGTCATGACATCCACCGATACCAACGTGTGGACGAGCCTCTACCTcccagtgagtgtgtgtgtctgcatgcaccGTATTGTTTGTCTATTGTATCTGTGTATGTCACCGCCCGTGTGTagcagtgtgtctttgtgtttatgcgtctgtgtttgtatgtgtatccaTGTCCTACTGATTCACTAAAAGTACAAATCCTGGACCACAAATGAATCCCAAATGACCTAAAGAATGACTATTAACACAGCGATTTCTCACTCTATAATGAGAAATGGTAGACAAAAGATGATGATAAAATGATCTTGCATttctttttagccacactagcagggCTTTAGTGTCTGTATGTCGGTCCACCGACTCCGCACTGAAATCCTGATAATTGCCAAGAAtgtttttacagacattcatggtccccagaggataaatcctaatgactttggtgatccccatgacttttcatctagtgctaCCATTAGGTTAATGGGTTCATGTGCCCCACAGGAAggattgtaataactttggtgattatctaacttttcctttagcgcACAGGTCAAATTTTTGATTTgttcaatattttggtttttgaaATTCCAGgaaaagtaatgacattcccatcagcctcagctgtattttgtgtttagtgttaattagcaaatgttagcatgctaacacactaaactaagatggtgaacataaacattaaacctgctaaacatcagcatgttaacattctCACTGtgaggatgttagcatgcttatgtTAGCATTTGGCTCAGCCTCGTAGAGCTACAAGCTACAACCTGGGGTTGTATATGCTTTAGATTTAGTTGTTGATGTTATCATCATTATCGTCATTAATTGTTAGCtagcatttatttttacagcgATGTTCCCCTGAGGCATTTAACACCTACTGTGTATCAATTATTAATTGCCTCTCAGACTGGGAGGCTCGGATCGACAGCCATGGGAGGATCTTCTTCGTGGACCACGTGAACAGAACCACCACATGGCAGCGTCCCACCGGACCTCCTGCCCCGCAGGGCCTGACCCGCTCCAACTCCATTCAGCAGATGGAGCAACTCAACCGCAGGTGGGCTTTATAAAGAGAAATGTATTGCAATAACCATCATGTTTTTCTCACAagtaaataacattatttagGTATGTATTCAATATCTCACTAAACCAAGGTTTTCCATTATCAGTAGTGGCTTTCAACAGACTagagaaccaaaacaaaatgcttACAAAAATGTCCTCTCACAGACctatgttttctcttttaatggGACATTGCCTCTGggtttctctttgtttccctTGGTCTTCAGGTTTTTGAACTAATGTAACTTTGAATAAACAAAGGTACACAAAGACTTTCAGTACTTTCAGGCAGCTTTTGTATTAATCTCTCTTCGCTCACACTGCCTCACTTTTAGTCTTTGACTTCGACTTTTAGTTAAGTTGTATTCAAGAGACTACATTCTTTGCTAAAATAGTAGAAAACTATACATTCACTacagtcattttctttttactctcaATCACAGGTACCAGAGCATCAGGAGGACCATAACCAACACTGATCGGGCAGAGGAAGCCTCGGTTGACCTGCTTCCTGAACCAGAAAGTGACCTGATGCCTCACAACATTTCTGGTTAGTTTCAATAGACCTATTACAGAAAAACATGGAAATAGAAAAATTAGAGGCTTCATTCACAAGAGCTCTGTACTCATTTTGAGGAAAAACATTTGCCCAATTAAATGACTCACCTCTTGAAAATGATTCATCTCTTAAAATACTATGGTAAGCCACGAGTCAGAAAAAGCtattattttatacacaaaGGTCTCAGAATAGCAGTAGTCTGTGGAGACGTTTCTTTTTATATCCATCACACATAATGCTGGATATGTAGTTTTGAAATCTCATGTTCATGAAATAAGCTGCTTTCAGTAGTGTCTCCCTGTATTAAGGTTTGACTACTACGTGTtgattttgttgcagaataCCGACGAGAAAGTGCAGTCGCTCACTCCAGTGGTCGTTCGCGTCTCTCCCTGCTGCTCCAGTCGCCCAGCGCCAAGTTCCTGTGCAGCCCTGACTTCTTCACCGTGCTGCATTCTAACCCTGTCAGTCTAACATTCTTCACCTCCACCACCTTTCACTCTGTACTCCTTTTACATAGATCTGTCTACATACAAGCAGACAAACTGTATTATGAAACTGAAAAGCAAATACTTTTGCACACTCAGAACTCTGAACTCAGAATTCTGAGTACTTATCACAGTCATGGGACTCGGATATAACTGCCGCCTGAATGAGCCACAGTGTCAGTTCGCCACACAGTGCTAGGTTTTAGTGCAGTACTGTAATGTAGCAAGTGCTGTTGTTTAGTAGGGGTCACACAGGGTGCTGAAATAAGTTAACCAGTTAACCAGTTGGTCATAAGCGATGATCAATGATGGCAATCATTATTTAgtagcattttttattttacacacattttttttgttacaaaTATTTGGCATCTCAAAGATGTGCTTGCATCTTTCTGTTTCATCATTGTAAGTTAAATACTATAAGCAATTTGAAAGGGTCAATTCACCTGTCTCTGTGGCAGTGGATGCTGTATGCACTGCTGTACTGATCCTACACTAATTATGTGAGACTGTAGTATGTAAATCATTCTTAATTCACTCGATTCAGAAAATTTTGtggatcaaaaaaaaaaaacactggcattAGAAAAATATTATCCACATTGTCCTCCATCTTGAGTGAATGAACTGGAAATTACCTCGAAGCTGTTCTCTTGTCTGCCTCCTGTCCCTCTCTGATGACCTCACCTCTCTGCCCAGAGTGCCTACCGCATGTTTACGAGCAACACCTGCCTGAAGCACATGATCAGTAAGGTGCGTCGGGACGCTCATTACTTTGAGCGCTACCAACACAACCGCGACCTCGTCACCTTCCTCAACATGTTCTCCAACAAGCAGCTGGAGCTTCCCCGGGGCTGGGAGATGAAGCATGATCATACtgggaaggtgtgtgtgtgtttgtgaccaTTAACCTTTGACTTTTGTCCTGGGATTACCGCAGCCCTGAAGGTCATGTGTATCCAGTGATTGTAATCTTTGCTCAgttgttcaattcaattcaattttatttatatagtgccaattcataacagaagttatctcttttcctatagagcaagtctagaccgtactctttataaaattatttaaagagacccaacaaatcccaccatgagcaagcatttggcgacagtggcatgaaaaacttcctttaagaggcagaaaccttggaaagaaccagactcaatggtgggcggccgtccgccgctgccgtgttaggtagagagagagagagaggttttgggagaggggggagagggaggcacaatgtaaataccacctagaattttttaaatagtagaattgtaattgtaatgttaatattaataaattaataataataggaatgacagctgtaggaagaataatgtcagtattagtaatagagccaataacaacaactgtagtagcagtcgtcaagcaggaacacggggcagcaggtggcccacaaccacagatccagactctgcagctccggaggtagaaatacctgctgaaagcaacagaaggagagagacgagaaagcacaaaattacgggagagagaagatgtcgagttagtaacatgcactaatgggataaaaatgcatacagatggagagggagagaaggagagaggaaagagatgcatcatgggaagtctcccggcagtctaggcctatagcagcatgactaagggatggttcaggaatcacccaagccaaccctaactataagctttatcaaagaggaaagtcttaagcctactcttaaatgtggagatggtgtctgcctcccgaacccaaactgggacctgattccacaggagaggagcttgataactgaaggctctggctcccattctacttttggagactctaggagccacaagtaaccctgcattctgggagcgcagtgttctagtcgggtaatacggtattatgagctctttaaaatacgatggtgcctgaccattaagagcgttgtaggtgaggagaaggattttaaattctattctggattttacagggagccagtgcagagaagctaatattggagaaatatcatctcttttcctagttcttgtcagtacacgtgccgcagcattctggatcaactggagagtcttaagggacttatttgggcagccggataataaggaattgcagtagtccaacctagaagtaacaaatgtatgcactaatttttcggcatcattttgagacaggatgtgcctgatttttgcaatgttgcgtaggtgacaTTGCAAGTAAGTAAGTCCACTAGTCTTACTTTCAGTGTACTGCAAGTGAAGATGTGTTTCTATGTACACATAGTGAAGTTTATCCATGCATGACCATGGGTATTTGCATCTCAATCCTCAGCCCTTCTTTGTGGATCACAACTGTCGCTCCACGACCTTCATTGACCCACGGCTGCCCCTCCAGAGTTCTCGCTCCACCGGGCTGCTGGCCCACCGCCAGCACCTGAGCCGCCAGCGCAGCCACAGTGCTGGGGAGGTGAGAGACTAGCCGCCACTCCACCAGTTATCACCTGGAGTCAACTTAAGGCTAGCAGAGGCACTGCAATGTTTATAGAGGCCAGTTTGAAGGAGAAAAATGCTTAGCGAGTTTCTGCATTGTGGACACAGGCAGGGAATTTGCAAGTCAAGTCAGTGGTAGAAAGTAGAAAGTTAATTGCAGTTAATTTTACCAATTTAAATTTGATATTTGACATAATCCTTTAGTACAGTGAAACATTCCAAGACTAAAAGAGATCCTACTGTGCCTTCATAGACACACTGTATGTCAAATAATTGATCCTTCTTATGTTGTTATAataaggaagagagacagatgcaCCATTGCTCCTATCTTGTTTCCACTCATCTCTTCCAGAGCTCTACTGTATGTAGGAATGACAAGCATCATTCAATTATTGTCAAATTAGTAGTGATACCTTAGTAAACACTAGGGGCCATAGTGAACATGATAGATAGCTTTTGTTGCCTCTTTAATCCATTTAACCTGCAACATTACTGGGTTCAATTATCTGGTTAAGATACTGGATTTTAGATAGGTCTGCTGTTAGGAAACAATCTGTGCATTGCATGCAGCAGGGAATGTTTTATAACAAGTCTTCCTCACTGATGCATTCAGAGGCTTTCTGGAATATCTGATATCTGACACTGCTGAAGAATAACCTTTTTATTACAGGAAATTACAAATTTTACATAGCTGTTTAACAATGTCCAGGATTACCTATAGTTTGTCTTCTAGGTTTGACTTTCTTATATACATAGTGGATGAATTTTTTTAGCAGCCATCTTAAATCTTGAATGCAGGgctgaatacattttcaccGTGATCAAATACCTATTTCAAACAAATTCAGATCTCTGCAGTTATTTTTATACAATACTGGAATGAACTGACACAAATGGTAGCTTGGGAGATTGTAAATCTATGTATGTGGTATTCTATGGAAAATGGTGGGCAgaaacataagaaataaaagagaTTAGTACTTAATGGGCGAGAACATCCAAAACTGACAGGCATCCAGCTGATGTCCAGAGGTTCAGAGTCAAGGCCAGTGTTGGGTGATGACTGGCAGGTGGATCGGTCTCAGAACTAGGATGCGACCTGAACTGTAGTGCTTCCTTTTGTCACAGGTAGTGGACGACTCTCGCCAAATCAACCCGCCCGTCATGCCACGCCCATCCAGCACCTTCAGCGGCTCCAGTCGAAGTCAGTACCAAGATGTGGTGCCTGTGGGTAAGTCAGGCAGAATCAAGTGTACACATGCATAGATACAAGCATAAAGTACAAACACACGCAAGACACAGATATAAATGCACATTCCTAATTTTCTCCAGCCTACAATGACAAGATTGTGGCGTTTCTACGGCAACCCAACATCTTTGAGATCCTGCAGGAAAGGCAACCCGAGCTTGCCAGAAACCACTCGCTCAAGTAtgtctctcactccctctctttttcctctcccttcctatttctgtctttcattgcttccctttttctctcccactctctcttcctctctagCCCGCCTCCATTATCATCATCCTGAACACACAGTTAACCTTTAATCCCAATGGATTGTGTCAATTTACCctctgacgtgtgtgtgtgtgtgtgtgtgtgtgtgtgtgtgtgtgtgtgtgtgtgtgtatgtatgtatgtgtgtctgcagggagAAGGTGCAGTTTATTCGCAGTGAGGGAGTCAGTGGGCTGGCTCGTCTCTCTAGCGACGCTGACCTCGTCATGCTGCTGAGGTGGGGGACTGAATTGGTCACTTGTG
This Siniperca chuatsi isolate FFG_IHB_CAS linkage group LG12, ASM2008510v1, whole genome shotgun sequence DNA region includes the following protein-coding sequences:
- the hecw2a gene encoding E3 ubiquitin-protein ligase HECW2 isoform X6 — encoded protein: MRPSLATAVLPPRTRSHNPPNLPVGGREHLSAPRRRSPHLRHTLSPENLRTLAERGGAAVDTVSVVSSPIGLPRANSDTDLVTSQSRSSLTASTLEYTLNRGQNLVISWDIKEEVDATDWIGLYHIDETNPSNVWDCKNRGVNGTQKGQIVWRLEPGPYFMEPETKICFKYYHGVSGALRATTPCITVKNPAVLVEGLAEQVGIEHPRKLISFTLTDLRATGLKKGMFFNPDPYLKMSIHPGKRSVFPIFSHHGQERRSAIIANTTNPVWHGEKYTFVALMTDILYIEVKDKFAKSRPIIKRFLGQLTIPVQRLIEKIPGVQPVSFSLCRRLPTEHVSGQLQFKVELTSTGPDGASPESIIGMSSLNGAPGTPSDDEDLPHHLPGVISAGPSPTGSQGSQGMWEGGAMAFPEKELPLVGAEGRFAEPVSLSSHEMLQRSLIEGLDAIEAPKGPGERPLGAASPKLRSSFPTHTRLSAMLHIDSDEDEERSGANDITPVPLSPLLMNGEPPDVSGPDEEDPFPELQQEPEQLEPSVLEEEPEGAGGATDDVPPDAEVALEMGAGLDLEDVLEPDVFSEVEEAPFTEALSHNAMPEDEVHEEGRGPGEDLSSEIDTCSMATAPQTVFSSSDSCPITLTTAVEAEEGAETAIDPGGDVVSGTPPTNQAVDDEGGGQVVFTEAEGGAPPASEEEEVHGISVRRLSLQAAGGVAEEQAGAGIKPHEEAGSVDSEQVTTETDGEEGTHVNGHPVRSLPSVRHDIHRYQRVDEPLPPNWEARIDSHGRIFFVDHVNRTTTWQRPTGPPAPQGLTRSNSIQQMEQLNRRYQSIRRTITNTDRAEEASVDLLPEPESDLMPHNISEYRRESAVAHSSGRSRLSLLLQSPSAKFLCSPDFFTVLHSNPSAYRMFTSNTCLKHMISKVRRDAHYFERYQHNRDLVTFLNMFSNKQLELPRGWEMKHDHTGKVVDDSRQINPPVMPRPSSTFSGSSRTYNDKIVAFLRQPNIFEILQERQPELARNHSLKEKVQFIRSEGVSGLARLSSDADLVMLLSLFEEEVMSYVPPLLHPSHCLSSPQSSPGTQRANARAPAPYKRDFEAKLRNFYRKLETKGYGQGPGKVKLIIRRDHLLEDAFNQIMCYSRKDLQRSKLYVSFVGEDGLDYSGPSREFFFLVSRELFNPYYGLFEYSANDTYTVQISPMSAFVDNHHEWFRFSGRILGLALVHQYLLDAFFTRPFYKGLLRIPCDLSDLEFLDEEFHQSLQWMKDNDIEDMLDLTFTVNEEVFGQITERELKPGGAGIPVSEKNKKEYIERMVKWRIERGVAQQTESLVRGFYEVVDVRLVSVFDARELELVIAGTAEIDLADWRNNTEYRGGYHDNHIVIRWFWAAVERFNNEQRLRLLQFVTGTSSIPYEGFASLRGSNGPRRFCVEKWGKITSLPRAHTCFNRLDLPPYPSFSMLYEKLVTAVEETSTFGLE